A stretch of the Serratia marcescens genome encodes the following:
- the feoB gene encoding Fe(2+) transporter permease subunit FeoB: MKKLTIGLIGNPNSGKTTLFNQLTGARQRVGNWAGVTVERKEGHFTTPQSDVRLVDLPGTYSLTTISEQTSLDEQIACHYILSGDADLLINVVDASNLERNLYLTLQLLELGIPCIVALNMLDIATSQHIDIDVAALSARLGCPVVPMISTRADGIGVLKQMIDNHHINEQQALVNYPPLLLKEVATLSDAMPQTLPAVQRRWLALQMLEGDIYSHRLAGPAVALLPAAIQALQQQEQEDPALVIADARYQSIAALCDAVSNSQQAMPNRLTELLDKVILNRWLGVPIFLLVMYLMFLLAINIGGALQPIFDIGSAAIFIQGIQWLGYTLHFPDWLTVFLAQGVGGGINTVLPLVPQIGMMYLFLSFLEDSGYMARAAFVMDRLMQALGLPGKSFVPLIVGFGCNVPSIMGARTLDAQRERLITIMMAPFMSCGARLAIFAVFAAAFFGQDGAGVVFSLYMLGIAVAILTGLVLKYTLMRGEASPFVMELPVYHVPHLKSLLLQTWQRLKGFVLRAGKVIVVASIFIGGLNSFSFSGKTVDNINDSALASVSKVLTPLLQPMGVHSDNWQATVGLVTGAMAKEVVVGTLNTLYTAEHINKEAFDAANFNLLDELGGALNETWDGLKNTFSLSVLSNPIEASKGDGEMGVGSMGVMSSKFGSGISAYSYLIFVLLYVPCVSVMGAIARESSRGWMTFSILWGLNVAYSLATLFYQVATFNQHPQYSLTAILVVVLVNLLVLFGLRRARSRVTVRLGNATPAACCQSAKGSCH, from the coding sequence ATGAAAAAACTCACCATCGGCTTAATCGGTAATCCGAACTCCGGCAAAACCACGCTGTTCAACCAGCTGACCGGCGCACGCCAACGGGTCGGCAACTGGGCGGGCGTGACGGTCGAACGCAAAGAAGGCCATTTCACCACCCCGCAGTCCGATGTGCGGCTGGTCGATTTGCCCGGCACCTACTCCCTGACCACCATTTCAGAGCAAACCTCGCTCGATGAGCAGATCGCCTGCCACTACATTTTGAGCGGCGACGCCGATCTGCTGATCAACGTGGTCGACGCCTCCAACCTGGAGCGCAACCTCTATCTGACGCTGCAATTGCTGGAGCTGGGCATCCCCTGCATCGTGGCGCTGAACATGCTCGACATCGCCACAAGCCAGCATATCGATATCGACGTCGCCGCGCTGTCGGCGCGCCTCGGCTGCCCGGTAGTGCCGATGATCTCCACCCGCGCCGACGGCATCGGCGTGCTGAAACAGATGATCGACAATCATCACATCAACGAACAGCAGGCGCTGGTGAACTATCCGCCGCTGTTGCTGAAAGAGGTCGCCACGCTGAGCGACGCCATGCCGCAAACGCTGCCGGCGGTGCAGCGCCGCTGGTTGGCATTGCAAATGCTGGAAGGCGACATCTACAGCCACCGGCTGGCCGGTCCCGCCGTCGCGCTATTGCCTGCGGCCATTCAGGCATTGCAACAGCAGGAGCAAGAAGACCCGGCGCTGGTGATCGCCGACGCACGCTACCAGTCTATCGCCGCCCTGTGCGACGCGGTCAGCAACTCGCAGCAGGCAATGCCCAACCGCCTGACCGAGCTGCTGGATAAAGTGATCCTCAACCGCTGGCTGGGCGTGCCGATCTTCCTGCTGGTGATGTACCTGATGTTCCTGCTGGCGATCAACATCGGCGGCGCGCTGCAGCCGATCTTCGATATCGGCTCGGCGGCGATCTTTATTCAGGGCATTCAGTGGCTCGGCTACACCCTGCACTTCCCCGACTGGCTGACCGTTTTCCTGGCGCAGGGCGTCGGCGGCGGCATCAACACCGTGCTGCCGCTGGTGCCGCAGATCGGCATGATGTACCTGTTCCTGTCCTTCCTGGAGGATTCCGGCTACATGGCGCGCGCAGCGTTCGTGATGGATCGCCTGATGCAGGCGCTCGGGCTGCCGGGCAAATCCTTCGTGCCGCTGATCGTCGGCTTCGGCTGCAATGTGCCGTCCATCATGGGCGCTCGGACGCTGGATGCCCAGCGCGAGCGCCTGATCACCATCATGATGGCGCCGTTCATGTCGTGCGGCGCCCGTCTGGCGATCTTTGCGGTGTTCGCCGCCGCCTTCTTCGGCCAGGACGGCGCCGGGGTGGTATTCTCGCTGTACATGCTCGGCATTGCGGTGGCGATCCTCACCGGTCTGGTGCTCAAATACACCCTCATGCGCGGCGAAGCCTCGCCGTTCGTGATGGAGCTGCCGGTCTACCATGTGCCGCACCTGAAAAGCCTGCTGCTGCAAACCTGGCAGCGCTTGAAAGGCTTCGTGTTGCGCGCCGGTAAGGTGATCGTGGTGGCCAGCATATTCATCGGCGGCCTGAACAGCTTCTCGTTTAGCGGCAAGACGGTCGACAACATCAACGACTCCGCGCTGGCCTCGGTCTCCAAAGTGCTGACGCCGCTGCTGCAGCCGATGGGCGTCCACAGCGATAACTGGCAGGCCACCGTCGGCCTGGTAACCGGTGCGATGGCGAAAGAAGTGGTGGTCGGCACGCTGAATACGCTGTATACCGCCGAGCACATCAACAAAGAGGCGTTCGACGCCGCCAACTTCAACCTGCTTGATGAACTGGGCGGCGCACTGAACGAAACCTGGGACGGCCTGAAAAACACCTTCAGCCTGAGCGTGCTCTCCAACCCGATCGAAGCCAGCAAGGGCGACGGTGAGATGGGCGTCGGCTCAATGGGTGTGATGAGCAGCAAATTCGGCTCCGGCATCTCCGCCTACAGCTATCTGATCTTCGTGCTGTTGTATGTGCCTTGCGTCTCGGTGATGGGCGCCATCGCCCGTGAATCGAGCCGCGGCTGGATGACCTTCTCTATTCTGTGGGGGCTGAACGTGGCCTACTCGCTGGCGACGCTGTTCTATCAGGTGGCCACCTTCAACCAACACCCGCAGTACAGCCTGACGGCGATCCTGGTGGTGGTGCTGGTGAATCTGCTGGTGCTGTTCGGCCTGCGAAGGGCACGCAGCCGCGTCACGGTGCGCCTGGGCAACGCCACGCCGGCGGCCTGTTGCCAGAGCGCCAAAGGCAGCTGTCACTGA
- the envZ gene encoding two-component system sensor histidine kinase EnvZ has product MRRLRFSPRSSFARTLLLIVTLLFVSLVTTYLVVLNFAILPSLQQFNKVLAYEVRMLMTDRLQLEDGTLLEVPPAFRREIYRELGISLYTNSAAEESGLRWAQHYQFLSQQMAQQLGGPTDVRVEVNKNSPVVWLKTWLQPDIWVRVPLTEIHQGDFSPLFRYTLAIMLLAIGGAWLFIRIQNRPLVELEHAALQVGKGIIPPPLREYGASEVRSVTRAFNQMASGVKQLADDRTLLMAGVSHDLRTPLTRIRLATEMMSAEDGYLAESINKDIEECNAIIEQFIDYLRTGQEMPTESSDLNAILGEVVAAESGYERVIETALSPGELMMNVHPLSIKRAAVNMVVNAARYGNGWIKVSSGRELQRGWFQVEDDGPGIKPEELKHLLQPFVRGDSARSTSGTGLGLAIVQRIIDAHDGELDIGTSERGGLLIRAYIPLPMEKKESANGHQTARENA; this is encoded by the coding sequence ATGAGGCGATTGCGCTTTTCACCGCGTAGCTCGTTTGCCCGAACCCTGTTGTTGATCGTCACCTTGCTGTTCGTCAGCCTGGTGACGACCTATCTGGTGGTGCTGAACTTCGCCATCCTGCCCAGCCTGCAGCAGTTCAACAAGGTATTGGCGTACGAAGTGCGTATGCTGATGACCGATCGGCTGCAGCTGGAGGACGGCACGCTGCTGGAAGTGCCGCCGGCGTTCCGCCGTGAGATCTACCGCGAACTGGGCATCTCTCTTTACACCAACTCGGCGGCGGAGGAGAGCGGCCTGCGCTGGGCGCAGCACTATCAGTTCCTCAGCCAGCAGATGGCGCAGCAGCTCGGCGGGCCGACCGATGTGCGGGTGGAGGTGAACAAGAATTCCCCGGTGGTGTGGCTGAAAACCTGGCTGCAGCCCGATATCTGGGTGCGCGTGCCGCTGACGGAAATCCACCAGGGCGACTTCTCTCCGCTATTCCGCTATACGCTGGCGATCATGTTGCTGGCGATCGGCGGCGCCTGGTTGTTTATTCGCATTCAAAACCGCCCACTGGTGGAGCTGGAACATGCGGCGCTGCAGGTGGGCAAGGGCATCATTCCGCCGCCGCTGCGCGAGTATGGCGCTTCCGAAGTGCGATCGGTGACTCGCGCATTCAATCAGATGGCGTCGGGCGTCAAGCAGCTGGCGGATGACCGCACCTTGCTGATGGCCGGGGTCAGCCATGACCTGCGCACGCCGTTGACGCGCATCCGGCTGGCGACCGAGATGATGAGCGCCGAAGACGGCTATCTGGCCGAGTCGATCAATAAAGACATCGAAGAGTGCAACGCCATCATCGAGCAGTTCATCGATTATCTGCGCACCGGGCAGGAGATGCCGACCGAAAGCAGCGATCTGAACGCCATTTTGGGCGAGGTGGTCGCGGCGGAAAGCGGCTATGAGCGGGTGATTGAAACCGCGCTGTCGCCGGGTGAGCTGATGATGAACGTGCACCCGCTGTCGATTAAGCGGGCGGCGGTGAACATGGTGGTGAACGCGGCGCGTTACGGCAACGGCTGGATCAAGGTCAGCAGCGGCCGCGAGCTGCAGCGCGGCTGGTTCCAGGTGGAGGATGACGGCCCGGGCATCAAGCCGGAAGAATTGAAGCACCTGCTGCAGCCGTTCGTACGCGGTGACAGCGCGCGCAGCACCAGCGGCACCGGTCTGGGGCTGGCGATCGTGCAGCGTATTATCGACGCGCACGACGGCGAGCTGGATATCGGCACCAGCGAGCGCGGCGGGCTATTGATCCGCGCGTATATTCCGTTGCCGATGGAGAAAAAAGAGTCGGCCAACGGCCATCAAACCGCCAGAGAAAACGCCTGA
- the cbpA gene encoding curved DNA-binding protein, giving the protein MEFKDYYATMGVEPNADLKTIKTAYRRLARKYHPDVSTEDDAESKFKELAEAYEVLKDEERRAEYDQIRLHRNDPNFGRQARGDQGGYQQSASWHGGGADAQDFSDFFESMFGGRAAGGHRSASHSHGGHGFRGQDLEMEVPLFLEETLHGQSREISYKLPVYDELGRQVSEASKTLNVKIPAGVGDGERIRLKGQGVAGVGGGQNGDLYLVIRLAPHPLFEIDGHNLSIVAPLAPWEAALGASIEVPTLTGKIALTVPAGSQSGKRLRVKGKGLAGKKEPGDLYVILKVVMPPKPNEKASALWRELAEQAAFNPRAEWE; this is encoded by the coding sequence ATGGAATTTAAAGATTACTACGCAACGATGGGCGTTGAGCCCAACGCCGATCTGAAAACCATCAAAACGGCCTACCGCCGGCTGGCGCGTAAATATCACCCTGACGTGAGCACTGAAGACGACGCCGAGAGCAAATTCAAGGAGCTGGCCGAAGCCTATGAGGTGCTGAAGGACGAAGAACGCCGCGCTGAGTACGATCAGATCCGGCTGCACCGCAACGATCCGAACTTTGGCCGCCAGGCGCGCGGCGATCAAGGCGGCTACCAGCAGAGCGCTTCATGGCACGGCGGCGGCGCCGACGCGCAAGACTTCTCCGATTTCTTCGAAAGCATGTTCGGCGGGCGGGCGGCGGGCGGGCATCGCTCCGCTTCGCACTCGCACGGCGGACATGGCTTCCGCGGCCAGGATCTCGAGATGGAGGTGCCGCTGTTCCTCGAGGAAACGCTGCATGGCCAAAGCCGCGAGATCTCCTACAAGCTGCCGGTGTATGACGAGCTGGGGCGGCAGGTGAGCGAAGCCAGCAAAACGCTGAACGTGAAAATCCCGGCCGGCGTGGGCGACGGCGAGCGCATTCGCCTCAAGGGGCAGGGCGTTGCCGGCGTGGGCGGCGGCCAGAACGGCGACCTGTATCTGGTCATCCGCCTCGCGCCGCATCCGCTGTTCGAGATTGACGGCCACAACCTGAGCATCGTGGCGCCGCTCGCCCCGTGGGAAGCGGCGCTGGGGGCCAGCATCGAGGTGCCGACGCTGACCGGCAAAATCGCGCTGACCGTGCCGGCCGGCAGCCAAAGCGGCAAACGGCTGCGGGTCAAGGGCAAGGGGCTGGCAGGCAAGAAAGAGCCAGGCGATCTGTATGTCATTCTCAAGGTGGTGATGCCGCCGAAGCCGAACGAGAAGGCCAGCGCCCTGTGGCGTGAACTGGCTGAACAGGCGGCGTTCAACCCGCGCGCGGAATGGGAGTAA
- a CDS encoding Tex family protein, with the protein MNDPLSRIIATELQARPEQVDSAIRLLDEGNTVPFIARYRKEVTGGLDDTQLRQLETRLGYLRELEDRRQTILKSIDEQGKLTEQLAGAINATLSKTELEDLYLPYKPKRRTRGQIAIEAGLEPLADALWQDPQQQPEQLAERYVDADKGVADVKAALDGARYILMERFAEDASLLAKVRDYLWKNAHLVSKVVEGKEEEGAKFRDYFDHHEPISQVPSHRALAMFRGRNEGVLQLALNADPQFEEAPRESQAELIIINHLNLRLNNAPADAWRKAVVNWTWRIKVLLHLETELMGTVRERAEDEAINVFARNMHDLLMAAPAGMRATMGLDPGLRTGVKVAVVDATGKLVATDTVYPHTGQAAKAAAIVAALCIKHNVELVAIGNGTASRETERFYLDLQKQFGEVRAQKVIVSEAGASVYSASELAALEFPDLDVSLRGAVSIARRLQDPLAELVKIDPKSIGVGQYQHDVSQSQLAKKLDSVVEDCVNAVGVDLNTASVPLLTRVAGLTRMMAQNIVNWRDENGRFSNREQLLKVSRLGPKAFEQCAGFLRINHGDNPLDASTVHPEAYPVVQRILAATEQALQDLMGNASAVRSLKAVDFTDDKFGVPTVTDILKELEKPGRDPRPEFKTATFAEGVETLNDLQVGMILEGSVTNVTNFGAFVDIGVHQDGLVHISSLADKFVEDPHTVVKAGDIVKVKVMEVDLQRKRIALSMRLDEQPGEGSPRRGGNAPAQTRDNANRSAGGNKAKPRNAAPAGNSAMGDALAAAFGKKR; encoded by the coding sequence ATGAATGACCCACTGAGCCGCATTATTGCAACAGAACTGCAGGCCCGGCCGGAGCAAGTCGACTCCGCCATCCGTCTGCTGGATGAAGGTAATACCGTGCCTTTTATTGCACGCTATCGTAAGGAAGTCACCGGGGGTTTGGACGACACCCAACTGCGCCAGCTGGAAACCCGCCTGGGTTATCTGCGTGAACTGGAAGATCGTCGCCAGACTATCCTGAAGTCGATCGATGAACAGGGCAAACTGACCGAACAACTGGCGGGGGCGATCAACGCCACGCTGAGCAAGACCGAGCTCGAAGACCTCTATCTGCCGTACAAACCGAAGCGCCGCACCCGCGGCCAGATCGCCATCGAAGCCGGCCTGGAACCGCTGGCGGACGCGCTGTGGCAGGATCCGCAACAGCAGCCGGAACAGCTGGCTGAACGCTACGTCGACGCCGACAAAGGCGTGGCGGACGTCAAGGCCGCCCTCGACGGCGCGCGCTATATCCTGATGGAGCGCTTCGCCGAAGATGCCTCACTGCTGGCCAAGGTGCGCGACTACCTGTGGAAAAACGCCCATCTGGTGTCCAAAGTGGTCGAGGGCAAGGAAGAAGAAGGCGCCAAGTTCCGCGACTATTTCGATCACCACGAACCGATTTCCCAGGTGCCTTCGCACCGCGCGCTGGCGATGTTCCGTGGCCGCAACGAAGGCGTGCTGCAGCTGGCGCTGAACGCCGATCCGCAGTTTGAGGAAGCGCCGCGTGAAAGCCAGGCGGAGCTGATCATCATCAATCACCTCAACCTGCGTCTGAATAACGCCCCGGCCGACGCCTGGCGCAAGGCGGTGGTCAACTGGACCTGGCGCATCAAGGTGCTGCTGCACCTGGAAACCGAGCTGATGGGCACGGTGCGCGAGCGCGCGGAAGATGAAGCGATCAACGTGTTCGCCCGCAACATGCACGATCTGCTGATGGCCGCGCCGGCCGGCATGCGCGCCACCATGGGCCTCGATCCGGGCCTGCGCACCGGGGTGAAAGTGGCCGTGGTCGACGCGACCGGCAAGCTGGTCGCCACCGACACCGTCTACCCGCACACCGGGCAAGCGGCCAAAGCCGCCGCCATCGTCGCGGCGCTGTGCATCAAACATAACGTGGAGCTGGTGGCCATCGGCAACGGCACCGCTTCGCGTGAGACCGAGCGCTTCTATCTCGACCTGCAAAAGCAGTTCGGCGAGGTCCGGGCGCAGAAAGTGATCGTCAGCGAAGCGGGCGCGTCGGTGTATTCCGCGTCCGAACTGGCGGCGCTGGAATTCCCGGATCTCGACGTGTCGCTGCGCGGCGCGGTATCCATTGCCCGTCGCCTGCAGGATCCGCTGGCGGAGCTGGTGAAGATCGATCCGAAATCCATCGGCGTCGGCCAGTATCAGCACGACGTCAGCCAGAGCCAGTTGGCGAAGAAGCTGGACTCGGTGGTGGAAGACTGCGTGAACGCCGTCGGCGTCGATCTGAACACCGCGTCGGTGCCGCTGCTAACCCGCGTGGCCGGCCTGACGCGCATGATGGCGCAGAACATCGTCAACTGGCGCGACGAGAACGGCCGCTTCAGCAACCGTGAACAGCTGCTTAAGGTCAGCCGCCTGGGGCCGAAAGCCTTCGAACAGTGCGCCGGCTTCCTGCGTATCAACCACGGCGACAACCCGCTGGATGCCTCCACCGTTCACCCGGAAGCCTACCCGGTGGTGCAGCGCATTCTGGCCGCCACCGAGCAGGCACTGCAGGATCTGATGGGCAACGCTTCGGCGGTGCGCAGCCTGAAAGCGGTCGATTTCACCGACGACAAGTTCGGCGTGCCGACGGTCACCGATATCCTGAAAGAGCTGGAGAAGCCGGGCCGCGATCCGCGTCCGGAGTTCAAAACCGCAACCTTTGCCGAAGGGGTGGAAACCCTCAACGATCTGCAGGTGGGCATGATCCTGGAAGGGTCGGTCACCAACGTCACCAACTTCGGTGCCTTCGTGGATATCGGCGTGCATCAGGACGGCCTGGTGCACATCTCCTCGCTGGCGGACAAGTTCGTCGAAGATCCGCACACCGTGGTGAAGGCCGGTGACATCGTCAAAGTGAAGGTGATGGAAGTCGATCTGCAGCGTAAACGCATCGCGTTGAGCATGCGCCTGGATGAGCAGCCGGGCGAAGGTTCACCGCGCCGCGGCGGCAACGCGCCTGCGCAGACGCGCGACAACGCCAACCGTTCGGCGGGCGGCAACAAGGCCAAACCGCGCAACGCGGCGCCGGCCGGCAACAGCGCCATGGGCGACGCGCTGGCGGCGGCATTCGGCAAGAAACGCTAA
- a CDS encoding FeoC-like transcriptional regulator gives MAGLLQVRDALALRGSAQAQQLSLSLATPLPLVQAMLDRLTAMGKVERIEQDDGACLSGSCKRCPQGQGCSTVFYRLKA, from the coding sequence ATGGCCGGGCTGCTGCAGGTGCGCGATGCGCTGGCGCTGCGCGGCAGCGCCCAGGCGCAGCAGCTCAGCCTATCGCTGGCGACGCCGCTGCCGCTGGTGCAGGCGATGCTGGACCGTTTGACGGCGATGGGAAAAGTGGAACGCATCGAACAGGATGACGGCGCCTGTCTGAGCGGCAGTTGCAAACGCTGCCCGCAGGGCCAGGGATGCAGCACGGTGTTCTACCGGCTGAAGGCCTGA
- the bioH gene encoding pimeloyl-ACP methyl ester esterase BioH, whose protein sequence is MTALYWQTIGEGERDLVLLHGWGLNAEVWSCIQARLAPHFRLHLVDLPGYGRSQGFGALSLEQMTEIVLAAAPPQAWWLGWSLGGLVASQAALMQPERLKGLITVASSPCFAARDEWPGIRPDVLSGFQHQLSLDFQRTVERFLALQTLGTESARQDARQLKAVVLNQPTPSVEVLNGGLEILRTADLRAPLAALELPLLRIYGYLDGLVPRKVAELLDTAWPNSASQIVAKAAHAPFISHPDEFVTMIEAFIAAH, encoded by the coding sequence ATGACAGCGCTGTATTGGCAAACAATAGGTGAAGGCGAACGCGATCTTGTGCTGCTGCACGGCTGGGGATTGAACGCCGAAGTGTGGAGTTGCATTCAGGCGCGACTGGCACCGCATTTTCGCCTGCACCTGGTCGATTTGCCGGGTTATGGCCGCAGCCAGGGGTTCGGTGCCCTGTCGCTGGAGCAGATGACGGAAATCGTGCTGGCGGCCGCCCCGCCGCAGGCCTGGTGGCTAGGTTGGTCGCTCGGCGGGCTGGTGGCCAGCCAGGCGGCGCTGATGCAGCCCGAGCGACTCAAGGGGCTTATCACCGTGGCCTCCTCGCCGTGCTTTGCCGCCCGCGATGAGTGGCCGGGGATCCGCCCGGACGTGCTGAGCGGTTTCCAGCATCAGTTGAGCCTGGATTTCCAGCGCACCGTCGAGCGTTTTCTGGCGTTGCAGACCCTGGGCACCGAGAGCGCGCGTCAGGATGCGCGCCAGCTGAAAGCGGTGGTGCTCAACCAGCCGACGCCGAGCGTCGAGGTGTTGAACGGCGGGCTGGAGATCCTGCGCACCGCCGATCTGCGCGCGCCGTTGGCCGCGCTGGAGCTGCCGCTGCTGCGGATCTACGGTTATCTGGACGGGCTGGTGCCGCGCAAGGTCGCCGAGCTGCTCGATACCGCCTGGCCGAATTCTGCGTCGCAGATCGTGGCCAAAGCCGCCCATGCGCCGTTTATTTCTCATCCCGATGAATTTGTGACGATGATCGAAGCGTTTATTGCAGCACATTGA
- the feoA gene encoding ferrous iron transporter A produces MQLQPKRTYKIVGFSGEIAPAYRQKLLSLGMLPGSSFDVVRVAPLGDPIEIKTRRVSLVLRRKDLALLQLDGQP; encoded by the coding sequence ATGCAGCTTCAACCTAAACGCACCTATAAGATTGTCGGCTTTTCCGGTGAAATTGCGCCGGCCTACCGCCAGAAACTGTTATCGCTCGGCATGCTGCCCGGCTCTTCATTCGACGTGGTGCGCGTCGCGCCGCTGGGCGATCCGATAGAAATTAAAACTCGCCGCGTCAGCCTGGTGCTGCGCAGGAAGGATCTGGCACTGCTGCAGCTCGACGGCCAGCCCTGA
- the ompR gene encoding osmolarity response regulator transcription factor OmpR has protein sequence MQENHKILVVDDDMRLRALLERYLTEQGFQVRSVANAEQMDRLLTRESFHLMVLDLMLPGEDGLSICRRLRSQSNPMPIIMVTAKGEEVDRIVGLEIGADDYIPKPFNPRELLARIRAVLRRQANELPGAPSQEEAVIAFGKFKLNLGTREMFREDEPMPLTSGEFAVLKALVSHPREPLSRDKLMNLARGREYSAMERSIDVQISRLRRMVEEDPAHPRYIQTVWGLGYVFVPDGSKA, from the coding sequence ATGCAAGAGAATCATAAGATCCTGGTTGTCGATGATGACATGCGCCTGCGCGCGCTTTTAGAACGTTATTTAACCGAGCAGGGCTTCCAGGTTCGCAGCGTTGCCAACGCTGAGCAAATGGATCGCTTGCTGACCCGTGAATCCTTCCATCTGATGGTGCTCGATCTGATGTTGCCGGGCGAAGATGGGCTGTCCATCTGCCGCCGCCTGCGCAGCCAGAGCAACCCGATGCCAATCATTATGGTTACCGCCAAAGGCGAAGAGGTCGATCGCATCGTGGGGCTGGAAATCGGCGCCGACGACTACATTCCTAAACCGTTCAACCCGCGTGAGCTGTTGGCTCGCATCCGCGCGGTGCTGCGCCGCCAGGCTAACGAACTGCCGGGCGCGCCTTCGCAGGAAGAAGCGGTGATCGCGTTCGGGAAATTCAAACTGAACCTCGGCACCCGTGAGATGTTCCGCGAAGACGAACCGATGCCGTTGACCAGCGGCGAGTTCGCGGTCCTGAAGGCGCTGGTCAGCCACCCGCGTGAACCGCTGTCGCGCGATAAGCTGATGAACCTGGCGCGTGGCCGCGAATACAGCGCCATGGAGCGCTCGATCGACGTGCAGATTTCTCGCCTGCGCCGCATGGTTGAAGAAGATCCGGCGCATCCGCGTTATATCCAGACCGTTTGGGGTCTCGGCTACGTATTCGTCCCGGACGGCAGCAAGGCATGA
- the greB gene encoding transcription elongation factor GreB, which produces MRTQLITREGYDKLKQELDYLWREERPEVTKKVTWAASLGDRSENADYQYNKKRLREIDRRVRYLTKCLEQLKIVDYSPQQEGKVFFGAWVEVENEDGETKRFRIVGYDEIFGRKDYISIDAPMARALLKKEVGDVATVNTPLGEAQWYVNEIDYPK; this is translated from the coding sequence ATGAGAACTCAACTGATAACCCGTGAAGGGTATGACAAGCTCAAACAAGAGCTGGATTACCTCTGGCGCGAAGAACGCCCCGAGGTGACCAAGAAAGTGACCTGGGCCGCCAGCCTGGGCGACAGAAGCGAAAACGCCGACTACCAGTACAACAAGAAGCGGCTGCGCGAGATCGACCGCCGCGTCCGCTATCTGACCAAATGCCTGGAGCAGCTGAAGATCGTCGATTACTCCCCGCAGCAGGAAGGCAAGGTGTTCTTCGGCGCCTGGGTGGAAGTAGAGAACGAAGACGGCGAGACCAAACGCTTTCGCATCGTCGGTTACGACGAAATCTTCGGCCGCAAGGATTACATCTCCATCGACGCGCCGATGGCGCGCGCCCTGCTGAAAAAAGAGGTCGGGGACGTCGCCACCGTCAATACGCCACTGGGCGAGGCGCAGTGGTACGTTAACGAGATAGACTACCCGAAGTAA
- a CDS encoding YdgH/BhsA/McbA-like domain containing protein, with amino-acid sequence MKSLKMIIAAAVLGSVSFGSMAATLLTKEDLDKNPGKYEKIGTVTTTAETTSPMDAKEELSKLADEKGGQYYVILAGREHGKFSAIAEVYKDKQ; translated from the coding sequence ATGAAATCATTGAAGATGATTATTGCAGCGGCAGTGCTGGGTTCGGTGTCTTTCGGCTCCATGGCGGCAACCCTGCTGACCAAGGAAGATCTGGATAAGAATCCGGGTAAATACGAGAAGATCGGCACCGTCACCACGACGGCAGAAACCACGTCACCGATGGATGCCAAGGAAGAGCTGTCCAAACTGGCGGACGAAAAAGGCGGTCAATACTACGTGATCCTGGCAGGCCGTGAACACGGTAAATTCAGCGCCATCGCCGAAGTTTACAAAGACAAGCAATAA
- a CDS encoding chaperone modulator CbpM, giving the protein MMKKEITFTVVELCQRVEISEDELVEIVGLGVIVPLEPAQPSWEFDYPALSHLQRARRLRAELDLDWPGIAMALTLLDRVDALQQENRQLRRQLARFLQTS; this is encoded by the coding sequence ATGATGAAAAAAGAGATCACATTCACCGTGGTGGAACTGTGCCAACGGGTGGAGATTTCAGAGGATGAGCTGGTCGAGATCGTCGGCCTGGGCGTGATCGTGCCGCTGGAGCCGGCGCAGCCGAGCTGGGAGTTCGATTACCCGGCGCTGAGCCATCTGCAGCGTGCGCGCAGGCTGCGGGCCGAGCTGGATCTGGATTGGCCGGGGATCGCCATGGCGCTGACGCTGCTCGACCGGGTTGATGCGCTGCAGCAAGAGAACCGGCAGCTGCGTCGGCAGCTGGCGCGTTTCCTGCAGACTTCCTGA